A single genomic interval of Streptomyces sp. 1222.5 harbors:
- a CDS encoding ribonuclease domain-containing protein: MTFPPRITRIGAAGALLSALLVGGTVSVTTADAATASVGSICHSALPSQADDTLQLIDQGGPFPYDQDGTVFSNREGVLPTQQSGYYHEYTVKTPGSPDRGARRIVTGEKQQEDYYTSDHYATFDLIDFGC, from the coding sequence ATGACCTTCCCCCCACGCATCACCCGTATCGGCGCCGCGGGCGCCCTGCTCTCCGCCCTCCTCGTCGGCGGCACCGTCTCCGTCACGACGGCGGACGCCGCGACCGCCTCGGTCGGCAGCATCTGCCACAGCGCCCTGCCGTCGCAGGCCGACGACACCCTGCAGCTGATCGACCAGGGCGGGCCCTTCCCGTACGACCAGGACGGCACCGTCTTCTCCAACCGCGAAGGCGTGCTGCCCACGCAGCAGTCCGGCTACTACCACGAGTACACGGTGAAGACCCCCGGCTCCCCGGACCGCGGTGCGCGGCGCATCGTCACCGGTGAGAAGCAGCAGGAGGACTACTACACCTCGGACCACTACGCCACGTTCGACCTGATCGACTTCGGCTGCTGA
- a CDS encoding ROK family glucokinase, producing MSTYRDLTAPIGSRRAPVLRTVGTRERRSHLTAPRVPTVGIDIGGTKVMAGVVDADGNILERLRTETPDKSKSPKVVEDTIVELVLDLSDRHDVHAVGIGAAGWVDADRNRVLFAPHLSWRNEPLRDRLAGRLSVPVLVDNDANTAAWAEWRFGAGRGEDHLVMITLGTGIGGAILEDGQVKRGKFGVAGEFGHMQVVPGGHRCPCGNRGCWEQYSSGNALVREARELAAADSPVAYGIIEHVKGNIGDITGPMITELARDGDAMCVELLQDIGQWLGVGIANLAAALDPSCFVIGGGVSAADDLLIGPARDAFKRHLTGRGYRPEARITRAQLGPEAGMVGAADLARLVARRFRRAKRRRVERFERYERYVQARRDRDTA from the coding sequence ATGAGCACCTACCGCGACCTCACGGCCCCCATAGGCTCCCGCCGGGCCCCCGTCCTGCGAACGGTCGGTACCCGGGAGCGCCGGTCACACCTGACCGCCCCCCGTGTCCCCACCGTCGGCATCGACATCGGCGGCACCAAGGTCATGGCGGGTGTCGTGGACGCCGACGGCAACATCCTGGAGCGGCTCCGCACGGAGACCCCGGACAAGTCCAAGAGCCCCAAGGTCGTCGAGGACACCATCGTCGAACTGGTCCTGGACCTGTCCGACCGGCACGACGTGCACGCGGTCGGCATCGGCGCGGCCGGCTGGGTCGACGCCGACCGCAACCGCGTGCTGTTCGCCCCCCACCTGTCCTGGCGCAACGAACCCCTGCGGGACCGTCTCGCCGGCCGCCTCTCCGTGCCGGTCCTCGTGGACAACGACGCCAACACCGCCGCCTGGGCGGAGTGGCGCTTCGGCGCCGGGCGCGGCGAGGACCACCTCGTCATGATCACGCTCGGCACCGGCATCGGCGGCGCCATCCTGGAGGACGGCCAGGTCAAGCGCGGCAAGTTCGGCGTGGCCGGCGAGTTCGGCCACATGCAGGTCGTCCCCGGCGGCCACCGCTGCCCGTGCGGCAACCGCGGCTGCTGGGAGCAGTACAGCTCCGGCAACGCGCTGGTGCGCGAGGCGCGCGAGCTGGCCGCCGCCGACTCGCCGGTGGCCTACGGGATCATCGAGCACGTCAAGGGCAACATCGGCGACATCACCGGCCCGATGATCACCGAGCTGGCCCGCGACGGCGACGCGATGTGCGTGGAGCTCCTCCAGGACATCGGCCAGTGGCTCGGCGTCGGCATCGCCAACCTGGCGGCCGCCCTCGACCCGTCCTGCTTCGTGATCGGCGGCGGCGTCAGCGCCGCCGACGACCTGCTCATCGGCCCCGCCCGGGACGCCTTCAAGCGCCACCTCACCGGCCGCGGCTACCGCCCCGAGGCCCGTATCACCCGCGCCCAGCTCGGCCCGGAGGCCGGCATGGTGGGCGCGGCCGACCTGGCCCGGCTGGTCGCCCGCCGCTTCCGCCGCGCCAAGCGGCGCCGCGTGGAGCGGTTCGAGCGCTACGAGCGGTACGTCCAGGCCCGTCGCGACCGGGACACCGCATGA
- a CDS encoding Gfo/Idh/MocA family oxidoreductase, which yields MRIGVIGTGRIGTIHARTLSRHREVGSLILTDADPARAQELAHRLGETAAPGVDEVFRWGVDAVVITAATAAHAELIGRAARSGLPVFCEKPIALDLPGTLQALAEVAAAGTVLQMGFQRRFDAGYAGAREAVRAGRLGRLHTVRAMTCDQSPPPAEWLPLSGGLFRDTLIHDFDVLRWVTGREVVDVYATGSDAGPAMFREAGDVGTGAALLTLDDGTLATASATRLNGAGYDVRMELAGERDTVVVGLDDRTPVASTEPTGPPPADKPWPGFLERFGPAYEAELTAFVALVRGERDNPCDGREALHALRIAEACEISRRERRPVALAEIPDRARPSYG from the coding sequence ATGCGCATCGGGGTCATCGGTACGGGCCGCATCGGCACCATTCATGCGAGGACGCTCAGCCGGCACCGCGAGGTCGGATCGCTGATCCTCACGGACGCGGACCCGGCACGGGCGCAGGAGCTCGCGCACCGGCTGGGCGAGACGGCGGCGCCGGGGGTGGACGAGGTCTTCCGGTGGGGCGTGGACGCGGTGGTGATCACCGCGGCGACCGCCGCCCACGCCGAACTGATCGGCCGGGCGGCCCGCTCGGGACTGCCGGTGTTCTGCGAGAAACCGATCGCCCTCGACCTGCCGGGCACCCTCCAGGCGCTCGCCGAGGTGGCGGCCGCCGGGACGGTGCTGCAGATGGGCTTCCAGCGGCGGTTCGACGCGGGGTACGCCGGCGCCCGGGAGGCGGTGCGCGCGGGACGGCTCGGGCGGCTGCACACCGTACGGGCCATGACCTGTGACCAGTCCCCTCCGCCCGCGGAGTGGCTGCCGCTGTCCGGCGGGCTGTTCCGGGACACGCTGATCCACGACTTCGACGTGCTGCGCTGGGTGACGGGCCGCGAGGTGGTCGACGTGTACGCCACCGGGTCCGACGCCGGTCCAGCGATGTTCCGTGAGGCCGGCGACGTCGGAACGGGCGCGGCGCTGCTCACCCTGGACGACGGCACGCTGGCCACGGCGTCCGCGACCCGGCTCAACGGCGCGGGCTACGACGTGCGCATGGAGCTGGCGGGCGAGCGGGACACGGTGGTGGTCGGTCTGGACGACCGCACACCGGTCGCGTCCACCGAGCCGACCGGGCCTCCGCCCGCCGACAAGCCGTGGCCGGGGTTCCTGGAGCGTTTCGGGCCGGCCTACGAGGCCGAGCTGACCGCGTTCGTGGCCCTGGTCCGCGGCGAGCGGGACAATCCGTGCGACGGCCGGGAGGCGCTGCACGCCCTGCGGATCGCCGAGGCCTGCGAGATCTCCCGCCGGGAGCGGCGGCCGGTGGCGCTGGCGGAGATCCCGGACCGGGCGCGGCCGTCGTACGGCTGA
- a CDS encoding sugar kinase, with protein MTASLPHQAAPPDEPSRPPENPRHKAERRAITLLIIGLLIGVPAGYLVISANQSRDSGKDKEAKYSATGLTAGWPSKVQRRLYQVNVPHPADHVAYYETNNWKTSRLYVMFSTNQAGLDSFLAAMGVREDQLKKDHITIGARDRKISGWTFDGPGPWSGFTHKQKNPSPTQDVVVNTSDPKNPVLYVVSRTVP; from the coding sequence ATGACCGCCTCCCTGCCGCACCAGGCCGCCCCGCCGGACGAGCCGAGCCGGCCGCCCGAGAACCCGCGCCACAAGGCCGAGCGACGGGCGATCACCCTGCTGATCATCGGCCTGCTCATCGGCGTCCCGGCCGGCTACCTGGTGATCTCCGCGAACCAGAGCCGCGACAGCGGCAAGGACAAGGAGGCGAAGTACTCGGCGACCGGCCTCACCGCCGGCTGGCCCTCCAAGGTGCAGCGCCGCCTCTACCAGGTGAACGTCCCGCACCCCGCCGACCACGTCGCCTACTACGAGACGAACAACTGGAAGACCAGCCGCCTCTACGTGATGTTCAGCACCAACCAGGCCGGACTCGACAGCTTCCTCGCGGCCATGGGCGTGCGCGAGGACCAGCTGAAGAAGGACCACATCACCATCGGCGCGCGCGACCGCAAGATCTCCGGCTGGACGTTCGACGGTCCCGGGCCGTGGTCCGGGTTCACGCACAAGCAGAAGAACCCCTCACCCACCCAGGACGTCGTCGTGAACACGTCCGACCCGAAGAACCCGGTGCTCTACGTCGTCTCCCGCACGGTGCCGTAG
- a CDS encoding sensor histidine kinase encodes MPTVSTDESARAPQEFAGRRWLLPSALVHELSPDDHGFGRRPRRTARDWVVDFSCFLLAVLLGLAAAASLRDEPGLPHGFAVLDQTLGAVACAAVWLRRRWPVGLAVATIPVGLLSNTAGGVAMVILFTLAVHRPFRYVAWIGGVELALIPVFYWLRPDPDLPYAGVVAFTVLLTLAVIGWGMFGRSKRMLMLSLRDRAHRAETEARLRAEQAQRLAREAIAREMHDVLAHRLTLLSVHAGALEFRPDAPREEIARAAGVIRESAHEALQDLREIIGVLRTGESDDAGGRPQPTLGALDALVAECREAGMKVTLDHRIADPAGVPASVGRTAYRIAQESLTNARKHAPGSEVTVRLAGAPGGGLTVTVTNPPPRIVAPPVPGSGQGLIGLTERATLAGGHLEHGPTRDGGFEVRCGLPWPRT; translated from the coding sequence TTGCCGACCGTGAGCACTGACGAGTCGGCCCGGGCGCCGCAGGAGTTCGCGGGCCGGCGCTGGCTCCTCCCGTCCGCCCTGGTCCACGAACTGTCCCCGGACGACCACGGCTTCGGCCGGCGGCCGCGGCGTACGGCACGCGACTGGGTCGTCGACTTCTCCTGCTTCCTGCTGGCCGTCCTCCTCGGCCTGGCGGCCGCCGCATCCCTCCGTGACGAACCCGGGCTCCCGCACGGCTTCGCCGTCCTCGACCAGACGCTCGGTGCCGTCGCCTGCGCGGCGGTCTGGCTGCGGCGCCGGTGGCCGGTCGGGCTCGCCGTCGCGACGATCCCGGTCGGCCTGCTGTCCAACACCGCGGGCGGCGTGGCGATGGTCATCCTGTTCACCCTCGCCGTGCACCGGCCCTTCCGGTACGTGGCCTGGATCGGCGGCGTCGAACTCGCCCTGATCCCGGTCTTCTACTGGCTGCGGCCCGACCCCGACCTGCCCTACGCCGGAGTCGTGGCCTTCACCGTACTGCTCACCCTGGCGGTCATCGGCTGGGGCATGTTCGGCCGCTCCAAGCGGATGCTGATGCTGAGCCTGCGGGACCGCGCCCACCGGGCGGAGACCGAGGCGCGGCTGCGCGCCGAGCAGGCGCAGCGCCTGGCCCGTGAGGCCATCGCGCGCGAGATGCACGACGTCCTCGCCCACCGGCTCACCCTGCTCAGCGTGCATGCGGGCGCCCTGGAGTTCCGGCCGGACGCGCCCCGGGAGGAGATCGCCAGGGCGGCGGGCGTCATCCGGGAGAGCGCCCACGAGGCCCTCCAGGACCTGCGGGAGATCATCGGCGTGCTGCGGACCGGGGAGTCCGACGACGCCGGCGGCCGGCCACAGCCGACGCTCGGCGCGCTGGACGCCCTCGTCGCCGAGTGCCGCGAGGCGGGCATGAAGGTCACCCTCGACCACCGGATCGCCGACCCGGCCGGCGTCCCCGCCTCCGTCGGCCGCACCGCCTACCGCATCGCCCAGGAGAGCCTGACCAACGCCCGCAAGCACGCCCCCGGCAGCGAGGTCACCGTCCGCCTCGCCGGCGCCCCCGGCGGCGGCCTGACCGTCACCGTCACCAATCCGCCCCCACGGATCGTCGCCCCACCGGTCCCCGGCTCCGGCCAGGGCCTCATCGGCCTGACGGAACGCGCCACGCTGGCCGGCGGCCACCTCGAACACGGCCCCACGCGGGACGGCGGCTTCGAGGTCCGGTGCGGGCTGCCGTGGCCACGCACCTGA
- a CDS encoding cytochrome P450, which translates to MDSRQLVDLGEFGDAFRRDPHTVYARLRAEGPVHRIRIPGADESHRPWLVVGYEEARAALADPRLAKDATKIDATFFDEELIGKHMLLADPPQHTRLRGLVTRAFTMRRVEALRPRIQRITDDLLDEMLPHGRADLVESLAYPLPITVICELLGVPEMDRAEFRKMSTEVVAPSGPEAEYDAVVRLAEYLTELIDDKSRTGPTGDLLSDLIRTTAEDGDRLSPGELRGMAFLLLIAGHETTVNLIGNGVLALLTHPDQLALLRADMSLLDGAVEEMLRYDGPVENATFRFAAEPLEIGGTHIAQGDQVVIGLAAAQRDGSRHTDPDRFDIRREPRGHLAFGHGLHYCLGAPLARLEARTAIGSLLERAPGLALDGEPGEWLPGMLIRGVRSLPVRW; encoded by the coding sequence ATGGACAGCCGACAGCTGGTCGACTTAGGGGAGTTCGGCGACGCGTTCCGCCGCGACCCCCACACGGTGTACGCCCGTCTGCGCGCCGAGGGCCCGGTGCACCGGATCCGGATCCCGGGGGCGGACGAGAGCCACCGGCCATGGCTCGTCGTGGGGTACGAGGAGGCCCGCGCCGCCCTCGCCGACCCCCGGCTGGCCAAGGACGCCACCAAGATCGACGCCACCTTCTTCGACGAGGAGCTGATCGGCAAGCACATGCTGCTCGCCGACCCGCCGCAGCACACCCGGCTGCGCGGCCTCGTCACGCGCGCGTTCACGATGCGCCGCGTCGAGGCACTGCGCCCCCGCATCCAGCGGATCACCGACGACCTGCTCGACGAGATGCTGCCGCACGGCCGCGCCGACCTCGTCGAGTCCCTCGCCTACCCCTTGCCCATCACCGTCATCTGCGAGCTGCTCGGTGTCCCCGAGATGGACCGCGCGGAGTTCCGGAAGATGTCCACCGAGGTCGTCGCCCCCTCCGGCCCGGAGGCCGAGTACGACGCGGTCGTCCGCCTCGCCGAGTACCTGACCGAACTCATCGACGACAAGAGCCGCACCGGGCCGACCGGCGACCTGCTGAGCGACCTGATCCGCACCACCGCCGAGGACGGCGACCGCCTCTCCCCGGGCGAGCTGCGCGGCATGGCCTTCCTCCTGCTGATCGCCGGCCACGAGACCACGGTCAACCTGATCGGCAACGGCGTCCTCGCCCTGCTCACGCACCCGGACCAACTCGCCCTGCTGCGGGCCGACATGAGCCTCCTGGACGGCGCGGTCGAGGAGATGCTGCGCTACGACGGCCCGGTGGAGAACGCCACCTTCCGCTTCGCCGCCGAGCCCCTGGAGATCGGCGGCACGCACATCGCACAGGGCGACCAGGTGGTGATCGGTCTCGCCGCGGCCCAGCGGGACGGCTCCCGCCACACCGACCCGGACCGCTTCGACATCCGCCGCGAACCGCGCGGCCACCTCGCCTTCGGCCACGGCCTCCACTACTGCCTGGGGGCGCCCCTGGCCCGCCTGGAGGCCCGCACGGCCATCGGTTCCCTGCTGGAGCGCGCCCCCGGCCTGGCGCTGGACGGCGAGCCGGGGGAGTGGCTGCCAGGCATGCTGATCAGAGGGGTGCGCAGTCTCCCGGTCCGCTGGTGA
- a CDS encoding ATP-binding cassette domain-containing protein: MTQTESRTALVALSGVGKRYGNIRALEGVSLEVHAGDVTCVLGDNGAGKSTLIKIIAGLHRHDDGTLRIDGEETALASPREALDRGIATVHQDLAVVPLMPVWRNFFLGSEPRKGAGPFKRLDIDLMRRTTREALLRMGIDLRDVDQPIGTLSGGERQCVAIARAVHFGAKVLVLDEPTAALGVKQSGVVLKYVAAARDEGLGVVLITHNPHHAYLVGDRFVLLRRGTMVGNCTRDETTVDELTRQMAGGSDLDALRHELRRD; the protein is encoded by the coding sequence ATGACGCAGACCGAATCGCGTACGGCCCTGGTGGCGCTGTCCGGCGTCGGCAAGCGCTACGGCAACATCCGCGCCCTGGAGGGCGTCTCCCTGGAGGTCCACGCGGGCGACGTCACCTGCGTCCTCGGCGACAACGGCGCGGGCAAGTCCACCCTCATCAAGATCATCGCGGGACTGCACCGGCACGACGACGGCACGCTGCGCATCGACGGCGAGGAGACCGCGCTCGCCTCCCCGCGCGAGGCCCTGGACCGGGGGATCGCCACGGTCCACCAGGACCTCGCCGTCGTCCCCCTGATGCCGGTCTGGCGCAACTTCTTCCTCGGCTCCGAGCCGCGCAAGGGCGCCGGCCCCTTCAAGCGCCTGGACATCGACCTCATGCGCCGCACCACCCGCGAGGCCCTGCTGCGCATGGGGATCGACCTCCGGGACGTCGACCAGCCCATCGGCACCCTCTCCGGCGGCGAACGCCAGTGCGTGGCCATCGCCCGCGCGGTCCACTTCGGTGCGAAGGTCCTCGTCCTGGACGAGCCGACGGCGGCACTCGGCGTGAAACAGTCCGGCGTGGTGCTGAAGTACGTGGCCGCGGCCCGCGACGAGGGCCTGGGCGTCGTCCTGATCACCCACAACCCGCATCACGCGTACCTGGTGGGGGACCGGTTCGTCCTCCTGCGCCGCGGCACGATGGTGGGCAATTGCACACGGGACGAAACGACCGTGGACGAACTGACCCGGCAGATGGCGGGCGGGTCCGACCTGGACGCCCTCCGTCACGAACTGCGGCGCGACTGA
- a CDS encoding ABC transporter permease, producing the protein MSAATDEVGGAADEAGSAAGEVGKTADERILRTSSLRKLLARPELGSVVGALAVLVFFALAADGFLRPASLGTVLYASSTIGIMAVPVALLMIGGEFDLSAGVLVTSSALISSMFSYQMTANTWVGVGVSLLVTLAVGALNGFLFTRTRLPSFIITLGTFLMLTGMNLGFTKLIDGTVSTKTIGDMEGFPSAHAVFASTLTVGGVGLKVTVLWWLGLVALGSWILLRTRAGNWIFAVGGNADAARAVGVPVAGTRIGLYMGVAFGAWISGQHLLFSFDAVQSGEGVGNELIYIIAAVIGGCLITGGYGSAVGSAVGALLFGMTSKGIVFAEWNPDWFKFFLGAMLLLATLLNAWVRKRAEATA; encoded by the coding sequence ATGAGCGCGGCGACCGACGAGGTGGGCGGAGCGGCCGACGAAGCGGGCTCGGCGGCCGGCGAGGTGGGCAAGACGGCCGACGAAAGGATTCTGCGGACGTCTTCGCTGCGGAAGCTGCTCGCCCGCCCGGAACTGGGCTCCGTCGTGGGCGCGCTCGCCGTCCTCGTCTTCTTCGCCCTCGCCGCCGACGGCTTCCTGCGCCCCGCCAGCCTCGGCACGGTCCTGTACGCGTCCTCGACCATCGGCATCATGGCCGTACCCGTCGCCCTGCTGATGATCGGCGGTGAGTTCGACCTGTCGGCCGGCGTCCTCGTGACGTCCTCGGCGCTGATCTCGTCGATGTTCAGCTACCAGATGACCGCGAACACCTGGGTCGGGGTCGGCGTGTCCCTCCTGGTCACCCTGGCCGTCGGCGCCCTCAACGGCTTCCTGTTCACCCGCACGCGGCTGCCCAGCTTCATCATCACGCTGGGCACCTTCCTGATGCTGACCGGCATGAACCTCGGCTTCACCAAGCTGATCGACGGCACGGTCTCCACCAAGACCATCGGCGACATGGAGGGCTTCCCCAGCGCCCACGCCGTCTTCGCCTCCACCCTCACCGTCGGCGGAGTCGGCCTCAAGGTCACCGTCCTGTGGTGGCTCGGACTCGTCGCCCTCGGCTCCTGGATCCTGCTGCGCACCCGCGCCGGCAACTGGATCTTCGCCGTGGGCGGCAACGCCGACGCGGCCCGCGCCGTCGGCGTCCCGGTCGCCGGGACCAGGATCGGCCTCTACATGGGCGTCGCGTTCGGCGCCTGGATCTCCGGCCAGCACCTGCTCTTCTCCTTCGACGCCGTCCAGTCCGGAGAGGGCGTCGGCAACGAGCTGATCTACATCATCGCGGCCGTCATCGGCGGCTGCCTCATCACCGGCGGCTACGGCAGCGCGGTCGGCTCGGCCGTCGGCGCGCTCCTGTTCGGCATGACCAGCAAGGGCATCGTCTTCGCCGAGTGGAACCCGGACTGGTTCAAGTTCTTCCTCGGAGCGATGCTGCTCCTCGCGACCCTGCTCAACGCCTGGGTCCGCAAGCGCGCGGAGGCGACGGCATGA
- a CDS encoding GntR family transcriptional regulator, whose protein sequence is MSLDLRVDRSSPVPLYFQLSQQLEAAIEQGSLTPGSLLGNEIELAARLGLSRPTVRQAIQSLVDKGLLVRRRGVGTQVVHSQVKRPLELSSLFDDLEAAGQRPATKVLVNSVVPASPEVAAALGVAEGGDVHRVERLRLAHGEPMAYLINHLPPGLLDLDTGQLEATGLYRLMRSAGITLHSARQSIGARGATADEAERLTETEGAPLLTMQRTTFDDTGRAVEFGDHTYRPTRYSFEFQLLVRP, encoded by the coding sequence GTGTCGCTCGACCTTCGTGTGGACCGTAGTTCCCCGGTGCCGCTGTACTTCCAGCTCTCCCAGCAGCTGGAGGCCGCCATCGAGCAGGGCAGCCTCACTCCGGGCAGCCTGCTGGGCAACGAGATCGAGCTGGCCGCGCGGCTCGGCCTGTCCCGGCCGACCGTCCGCCAGGCCATCCAGTCGCTCGTCGACAAGGGGCTCCTCGTCCGCCGCCGGGGCGTCGGCACCCAGGTCGTGCACAGCCAGGTCAAGCGCCCCCTGGAGCTGAGCAGCCTCTTCGACGACCTGGAGGCGGCCGGCCAGCGGCCCGCGACCAAGGTCCTGGTCAACTCCGTCGTGCCGGCCTCCCCCGAGGTCGCCGCGGCGCTCGGGGTCGCCGAGGGCGGCGACGTCCACCGCGTCGAGCGGCTGCGGCTCGCGCACGGCGAGCCGATGGCCTACCTGATCAACCACCTGCCGCCCGGCCTGCTCGACCTGGACACCGGCCAGCTGGAGGCCACCGGCCTGTACCGGCTGATGCGTTCGGCCGGGATCACCCTGCACAGTGCCCGGCAGTCCATCGGGGCGCGCGGCGCCACGGCCGACGAGGCCGAGCGGCTCACCGAGACCGAGGGCGCCCCGCTGCTCACCATGCAGCGCACCACCTTCGACGACACCGGCCGCGCGGTCGAGTTCGGCGACCACACCTACCGCCCGACGCGCTACTCCTTCGAGTTCCAGCTGCTCGTACGTCCCTGA
- a CDS encoding response regulator transcription factor, whose protein sequence is MTATPIRLLLVDDDPLVRAGLALMMGGAEDIEIVGEAADGAEAEELVRRTRPDVVLMDIRMPSVDGLTATRRLRARPDAPQVVVLTTFHADEQVLHALRAGAAGFVLKDTPPDEIVQAVRRVAAGDPVLSPAVTRQLMRHAAGSAADTRHARARDTLTVLNDREREVAVAVGRGLANAQIATELFMSVATVKTHVSRILAKLDLDNRVQIALLAYDAGLLEDGH, encoded by the coding sequence ATGACTGCGACGCCGATCAGACTCCTCCTCGTCGACGACGATCCCCTGGTGCGGGCCGGGCTCGCGCTGATGATGGGCGGGGCCGAGGACATCGAGATCGTCGGGGAGGCCGCCGACGGCGCGGAGGCCGAGGAACTCGTCCGGCGCACCCGGCCGGACGTCGTCCTGATGGACATCCGCATGCCGTCGGTGGACGGTCTCACCGCCACCCGGCGCCTGCGCGCCCGCCCGGACGCCCCGCAGGTCGTGGTGCTCACCACCTTCCACGCCGACGAACAGGTGCTGCACGCCCTGCGCGCGGGCGCCGCCGGTTTCGTCCTCAAGGACACCCCGCCCGACGAGATCGTCCAGGCTGTCCGCCGGGTCGCGGCCGGCGACCCCGTCCTGTCGCCCGCCGTCACCCGGCAACTGATGCGGCACGCCGCCGGTTCCGCCGCCGACACCCGCCACGCACGCGCGCGTGACACCCTCACCGTGCTCAACGACCGCGAGCGCGAGGTCGCCGTCGCCGTCGGCCGCGGACTGGCCAACGCCCAGATCGCCACCGAACTCTTCATGAGCGTGGCCACCGTCAAGACCCACGTCTCGCGCATCCTCGCCAAGCTGGACCTCGACAACCGCGTCCAGATCGCCCTGCTCGCCTACGACGCGGGACTTCTCGAGGACGGGCACTAA
- a CDS encoding sugar ABC transporter substrate-binding protein: MARFRTWVGIALAGALSVSLAGCSSTGGKRAEDARKAAAAQGRAAVNTPRWTIAMITHSGDGDTFWDIVQSGAEQAAVKDNINFLYSHDDEAQQQAQLVDAAVDKKVDGIIVTLAKPDAMKAAVARAEKAGIPVVTVNSGSEVSKAFGALTHIGQDETVAGEAVGEELNRRGRKKALCVLHEQGNVGHEQRCDGVAKTFHGTLRKLYVNGTDMPDVQSAIGAKLQADKSLDAVVTLGAPYADTAVKARTDAGSKAEIDTFDLNAGVAASLKNGTLGFAVDQQPYLQGYQAVDLLWLYKYNGDVLGGGKPVLTGPQIITKDQASALAEYTARGTR; the protein is encoded by the coding sequence GTGGCACGGTTTCGGACCTGGGTAGGCATAGCGCTGGCAGGGGCACTCTCCGTGTCCCTGGCCGGATGCAGCAGCACCGGCGGCAAGCGGGCCGAGGACGCCCGCAAGGCCGCCGCGGCCCAGGGCAGGGCGGCGGTGAACACCCCCCGCTGGACCATCGCGATGATCACCCACTCCGGCGACGGCGACACCTTCTGGGACATCGTGCAGAGCGGCGCCGAGCAGGCTGCCGTCAAGGACAACATCAACTTCCTGTACTCGCACGACGACGAGGCCCAGCAGCAGGCACAGCTCGTGGACGCGGCCGTCGACAAGAAGGTCGACGGCATCATCGTCACCCTCGCCAAGCCGGACGCCATGAAGGCGGCCGTCGCCCGCGCCGAGAAGGCCGGCATCCCGGTGGTCACGGTCAACTCCGGTTCCGAGGTCTCCAAGGCGTTCGGCGCCCTGACCCACATCGGCCAGGACGAGACCGTCGCCGGCGAGGCCGTCGGCGAGGAGCTGAACAGGCGCGGCAGGAAGAAGGCCCTGTGCGTGCTGCACGAGCAGGGCAACGTCGGCCACGAGCAGCGCTGTGACGGCGTCGCCAAGACGTTCCACGGCACGCTGCGGAAGCTCTACGTCAACGGCACCGACATGCCCGACGTGCAGTCCGCGATCGGCGCCAAGCTCCAGGCCGACAAGTCCCTCGACGCCGTCGTCACCCTCGGCGCGCCCTACGCCGACACGGCCGTGAAGGCCAGGACGGACGCGGGCAGCAAGGCCGAGATCGACACCTTCGACCTCAACGCCGGGGTCGCGGCCTCGCTGAAGAACGGCACCCTCGGCTTCGCCGTGGACCAGCAGCCGTACCTCCAGGGCTACCAGGCCGTCGACCTGCTGTGGCTGTACAAGTACAACGGCGACGTCCTCGGCGGCGGCAAGCCGGTGCTCACCGGACCGCAGATCATCACCAAGGACCAGGCGTCCGCGCTGGCCGAGTACACCGCGCGGGGCACCCGATGA